Part of the Pseudodesulfovibrio mercurii genome is shown below.
AGAGCAGGCCCGCCCCGCCCGCCTGGGCCAGGAAGCCCGCGCCCAGGAACAGGCCGCAGGCGATGAGCGGCGGGAGCAGGGACAGGGCGACCATGACCCCGACCAGGGAGGTGGGCACGCCCAGGGTGACGGTGATGATCCCGGCCGCGCCCGAGACCATGGCCAGGACGATGTCGGAATAGGCGGTCACGCTACGGATGGCCAGTTCGTGGTTCGCCTCGGGCACGCCGAGGAGCAGCCCGGCCCCCACGGACAGGGCGAAGCACAGCCCCACGCCCACGGCCAGGGTCTTGAAGGCCTCGCGGGTCAGGCGGGCGTCGCCCAGGGTGGTGGCCAGGGCCAGGCCCACGTTGGGTCCGAGCAGCGGGGCCAGGACCATGGCTCCGATGATGATGGCCACGTTGTCGCGCAGCAGCCCGATGATGCCGACCAGGGAGGCGAAGAGCACGAGCATGACGTAGTTCTTGGAGAGCAGGCTCGTGTCCAGGACGTCGTCGTACAGTTCCTCGCGGCTGATGGACCCGCTGCCGCCCTTGTTCTCCTCGGGGAAGACGGCGTGCGCCTTCTCCTCTTCCTTGGCCAGCTTGTCCAGGCGCGGCAGGGTGGCCTCGGCGGGATAGACCACGATGCGGTACTTGGAGGTCCAGGCGAAGAGTTCCTCCAGCTCGTCCAGGACGTTGCCGGTCTCGGCCACGTCCAGGACCACGCGGAAGGACAGGAACTCGCCGTCGTCGAGCGGCGTGGCCCAGAACACGTAGCCCGCGTCGGGCTGGTGCTCCTCCAGTGATTTCCTGACCTCGTCCTTGTCCGAACGGGGCGTGACGATTTCGATGACGCGCAATGCCATGGTGTCCGACCTCGCAGGGTTCCTGTACCACAGGCATACCACGGTCGGGCCGGGGAGTACATGCGCAAGCCCCCTCCCCTCGTCTCCTCACCCCACTCCACGCAAGACAGCCCGCCCCCCCCCGCGCCCGCACCCCGCGAAGCGGCCACAAAAAGTTTAGGAAGGGAGAGTGGATGGGGGTCCGGGGGAAGGGGAGAGGGAAAGCCCTTTTCTCAAAGGGTTTCCCTCTCCCCTTCCCCCGGCCGCAGGAGGCCGCGCCCCCGCCGCTAGGCGGAGGCGAGTTCGCCGATGAGGGCGTCGAGTTCGCGGGCCACGGCGTTCAGTTCCCGGCAGGCCTGGGCGGACTGGCTCATGGCCTGGCTGGTGTTCTCGGAGATGCGGTGCATCTCCTCAGTGGCCCGAGTGATCTGTTCCGAGGTGGCGGACTGCTCCTCGGCCGCGGCGGCGATGCCCTGGACCTGGCGCACGGAGTCGCGCGAGAAATCCACGATCTCGGTCAGGGACTCGCCCGCCTCTTCGGCCAGGGAGGTGCAGGTCTCGACCACGTGGGCGACCTTGTCGGTCTCGTTGACGTTGCGCTGGGCCATGGACTGGATGGCCCCGATGGCGCTGCCCACCTCGGTGGTGGCGACCATGGTCTTTTCGGCCAGCTTGCGGACCTCGTCCGCGACCACAGCGAAGCCGCGCCCGGCGTCGCCCGCGCGGGCGGCCTCGATGGCCGCGTTCAGGGCCAGCAGGTTGGTCTGGTCGGCGATGTCGTTGATGACGGTCATGACCCGGCCGATGTCGTCGGCCTGGCGGCCGAGTTCGCTCATGTTGTCCCGGAGCAGGGAGGCCAGTTCCTGGACCTCGTTGACCGAGCCGACCACCTTAACGACCACGTCGCGCCCGGCCTGGGCCTGGCCCTCGGCCTGCTCCGCGTTGCGCGCCGCCTCGTTGGCATTGCGGGCCACTTCGAGCACGGTGGCGTTCATCTCCTCCATGGCCGTGGCCGTCTCGGTGGCGCGGGCGCTCTGCTCCTCTGCCCCGTCGCGGGACTCCTCCACGCGCTCGGAGAGCTGTTGCGACGCACCGGCCACGCGCTCGGAGAGCCTGCCGGCCCGGTCGGCCACATCCAGCATCTTGCGCTGGGAGTCGAGGATGTCCGTCTGGTCCACGATGACTTCGAGGGCCCCGACCACCCTGCGTTCCGCGTCGTACAGGGGGCTGGCGTACCCCTTGATGTCCACCTCGCCCGCCTCGAGTTTGCCCCGGGTGGAACCCACGACGCGGTCCATGGAGCGCATGGCCTGGGTGCAGACGCAACTGTCGGTCTGGCAGATGTCGGTGTTGAAGACGCTGCTGCACGGCGTGCCCAGCAGTTCGGCGCCGTCGCGACCGGCGATCTCCTCGGCGTT
Proteins encoded:
- a CDS encoding TIGR00341 family protein is translated as MALRVIEIVTPRSDKDEVRKSLEEHQPDAGYVFWATPLDDGEFLSFRVVLDVAETGNVLDELEELFAWTSKYRIVVYPAEATLPRLDKLAKEEEKAHAVFPEENKGGSGSISREELYDDVLDTSLLSKNYVMLVLFASLVGIIGLLRDNVAIIIGAMVLAPLLGPNVGLALATTLGDARLTREAFKTLAVGVGLCFALSVGAGLLLGVPEANHELAIRSVTAYSDIVLAMVSGAAGIITVTLGVPTSLVGVMVALSLLPPLIACGLFLGAGFLAQAGGAGLLFAVNIICLNLAGVGTFLAQGIRPLSWWDKERAKKATLRAALAWTALLAVLVGLMILRTR